Proteins encoded in a region of the Streptomyces akebiae genome:
- a CDS encoding polysaccharide pyruvyl transferase family protein → MCGASETPKKPDRIPSKRPSRKPPTRLCEPSRPPAPHTPPPSYVPHCAHHVAYVLTVLDRLVPAGTRCALIGAPLNSNVGDSAIWLGQRALLDALGAEVRYACDLRSYDAAHLAACLPDGPIMLTGGGTLGDLWEDSQLLREQVLRDFPDRRIVQLPQSVHFTDHANLTRARRVFDAHPDLTLLLRDRLSLHRCRTVFEAPSLLAPDLAFAVPPDALTGGTVAHDVVWLAREDKESAKGPPVGRGTARKERGGPYVFDWTREGDDTDWRLAKEALWRSRARALCRAGSGDPPGAVPALLAAYDGLARLQLARGCRLLTAGRVAVTDRLHGHVLALLLGLPHVLVADRYGKARSYWDTWTTHRPPTTEWAWTEMEARRTAGRLLEAVRAA, encoded by the coding sequence GTGTGCGGAGCGAGCGAGACACCGAAGAAGCCGGACAGGATCCCGTCGAAGCGCCCCTCGCGCAAACCGCCGACCCGGCTGTGCGAGCCCTCCCGGCCCCCCGCCCCGCACACCCCGCCCCCGTCCTACGTCCCCCACTGCGCCCACCACGTCGCGTACGTCCTGACCGTCCTGGACCGGCTGGTCCCGGCCGGCACCCGCTGCGCGCTGATCGGCGCACCGCTCAACTCCAACGTCGGCGACAGCGCGATCTGGCTCGGCCAGCGCGCCCTGCTCGACGCGCTCGGGGCCGAGGTGCGCTATGCCTGCGACCTGAGGTCGTACGACGCCGCGCATCTGGCGGCCTGCCTTCCCGACGGCCCGATCATGCTGACGGGCGGCGGCACCCTCGGCGACCTGTGGGAGGACAGCCAACTCCTGCGCGAACAGGTCCTGCGTGACTTCCCCGACCGCCGGATCGTCCAGCTGCCCCAGTCCGTGCACTTCACGGACCACGCCAACCTCACCCGCGCCCGCCGCGTCTTCGACGCCCACCCCGACCTGACGCTGCTGCTGCGCGACCGGCTCAGTCTGCACCGCTGCCGCACCGTCTTCGAGGCCCCTTCCCTGCTCGCCCCCGACCTGGCCTTCGCCGTGCCACCGGACGCGCTCACCGGCGGCACGGTCGCCCATGACGTGGTCTGGCTGGCCAGGGAGGACAAGGAATCGGCGAAGGGCCCACCCGTCGGACGGGGCACCGCACGCAAGGAGCGCGGCGGACCGTACGTCTTCGACTGGACCCGGGAGGGCGACGACACCGACTGGCGGCTGGCCAAGGAGGCGCTGTGGCGGAGCCGGGCCCGTGCCCTGTGCCGCGCCGGCTCGGGCGACCCGCCCGGCGCCGTCCCCGCCCTCCTCGCCGCCTACGACGGCCTCGCCCGCCTCCAACTGGCGCGCGGCTGCCGCCTGTTGACCGCCGGTCGGGTCGCCGTCACCGACCGCCTGCACGGCCACGTCCTCGCGCTCCTCCTGGGCCTGCCCCACGTCCTGGTCGCCGACCGCTACGGCAAGGCCCGCAGCTACTGGGACACCTGGACGACCCACCGCCCCCCGACCACGGAATGGGCCTGGACGGAGATGGAGGCGAGGCGGACAGCAGGACGCCTACTGGAGGCCGTCCGGGCCGCATAG
- a CDS encoding MGH1-like glycoside hydrolase domain-containing protein codes for MDRTTQLTARRPAMRARAGRDVYDPAGSPHRAAAEVLAANWTGRSTVPSRTLYPHQWSWDSAFIAIGLRHLSPLRAQTELETLLAARWGDGRIPHIVFNPSVPLDAYFPSPDFWRSSTAGSAAGAPRAPETSGIVQPPVHALAAWLVHRADPELSRARGFLPRVYPGLAAWHRYLLDRRDLGGGGLASVVHPWEQGMDNSPTWDAPLARITPAPARSFRRADLDHGAAEDRPTDLDYGRYVRLAADYRDAGYRDAEYRNGVGGRSGDRLGGTNGAGQAEFAVEDPAFNALLIASEHALARIAKELGAPGTARHARAERLTAALVERLWDPAEGMFFCRDVTTGALIPERGVSGLVPLLLPDLPRDIAAALVRTMHGPHFGLGDTTLLVPSYDLTGEAFDPHRYWRGPAWFNTNWMLERGLRLHGEPGRADALRRALLETATASGFAEYVDPYTGEACGAAGFGWTAALTLDLLHRDDHGHPPARERHHGRERHHARHHDTNEAKFGMSDQGGDRG; via the coding sequence GTGGACCGCACAACCCAGCTCACCGCCCGTCGTCCAGCCATGAGAGCTCGTGCCGGACGTGACGTATACGATCCGGCGGGTTCGCCGCACCGCGCGGCGGCCGAGGTGCTGGCGGCCAACTGGACGGGCCGGTCCACCGTGCCGTCGCGCACGCTGTATCCGCACCAGTGGTCGTGGGACTCGGCGTTCATCGCGATCGGCCTGCGGCATCTGTCGCCGCTGCGGGCCCAGACCGAGCTGGAGACGCTGCTCGCCGCGCGGTGGGGGGACGGGCGGATCCCGCACATCGTCTTCAACCCCTCGGTACCGCTGGACGCGTACTTCCCGAGCCCCGACTTCTGGCGCTCCTCGACCGCGGGAAGCGCCGCCGGCGCCCCGCGCGCCCCCGAGACCTCGGGCATCGTGCAGCCGCCGGTGCACGCGCTGGCGGCGTGGCTGGTGCACCGGGCCGATCCCGAGCTGTCCCGGGCGCGCGGCTTCCTGCCCCGGGTCTATCCGGGACTGGCCGCCTGGCACCGCTACCTGCTGGACCGCCGGGACCTGGGCGGGGGCGGACTGGCCTCGGTCGTCCACCCCTGGGAGCAGGGCATGGACAACAGCCCCACCTGGGACGCGCCCCTCGCCCGGATCACCCCGGCCCCGGCCCGGTCCTTCCGGCGCGCCGACCTCGACCACGGGGCGGCCGAGGACCGGCCGACGGATCTGGACTACGGGCGGTATGTGCGACTGGCGGCGGACTACCGGGACGCCGGATACCGGGACGCCGAATACCGGAACGGAGTGGGCGGGAGGAGCGGGGACCGGTTGGGCGGGACCAACGGGGCCGGGCAGGCCGAGTTCGCCGTCGAGGACCCGGCGTTCAACGCGCTGCTCATCGCCTCCGAGCACGCCCTCGCCCGGATCGCCAAGGAGTTGGGCGCGCCGGGGACGGCCCGGCACGCGCGCGCCGAACGGCTGACGGCGGCCCTGGTGGAACGGCTGTGGGACCCGGCGGAGGGCATGTTCTTCTGCCGGGACGTCACGACCGGCGCCCTCATCCCCGAGCGCGGCGTCTCCGGCCTCGTGCCCCTCCTGCTCCCGGATCTTCCCCGTGACATCGCCGCCGCCCTCGTGCGCACCATGCACGGCCCGCACTTCGGGCTCGGCGACACCACCCTGCTCGTCCCGTCGTACGACCTGACCGGCGAGGCCTTCGATCCGCACCGCTACTGGCGCGGCCCCGCCTGGTTCAACACCAACTGGATGCTGGAGCGGGGGCTCAGGCTGCACGGGGAGCCGGGGCGGGCCGACGCGCTGCGGAGGGCGTTGCTGGAGACGGCGACGGCGTCCGGGTTCGCCGAGTACGTGGACCCCTACACCGGTGAGGCGTGCGGTGCGGCCGGTTTCGGCTGGACGGCCGCACTCACCCTCGACCTGCTGCATCGGGACGACCACGGTCACCCGCCCGCCCGGGAGCGGCACCACGGCCGGGAGCGGCACCACGCACGGCACCACGACACCAACGAGGCCAAGTTCGGCATGAGTGACCAGGGAGGGGACCGGGGATGA
- a CDS encoding ABC transporter ATP-binding protein, translated as MLYGETPAVRRAEISLRRGEVVAITGQSGSGKSSLLYCLAGVLPVARGEVRFEGRCLAELDDEELSQLRRERFGFVFQYGELLPELTVEENTALPLRLAGQRKKEALAAAGEVLGRLGLADLRERRPSQVSGGQSQRVAVARALVHRPAVVFADEPTGSLDSSNASAVLEEFLDLARSQGTAVVLVTHDAEVASRADNRFTMCDGVLSAEVREVS; from the coding sequence CTGCTCTACGGGGAGACCCCCGCTGTCAGGCGCGCGGAGATCTCCCTGCGCCGGGGCGAGGTCGTGGCGATCACCGGGCAGAGCGGTTCCGGGAAGTCCTCCCTGCTGTACTGCCTGGCAGGGGTGTTGCCGGTGGCTCGTGGTGAAGTCCGCTTCGAGGGCCGGTGTCTCGCGGAACTCGACGACGAGGAACTCAGTCAGCTGCGCAGGGAGCGGTTCGGGTTCGTCTTCCAGTACGGCGAACTCCTGCCGGAGTTGACCGTGGAGGAGAACACCGCCCTTCCGCTGCGGCTCGCCGGACAGCGCAAGAAGGAGGCGCTCGCCGCAGCAGGAGAGGTGTTGGGGCGCTTGGGCCTCGCGGATCTACGTGAGCGGCGGCCCTCTCAGGTGTCCGGCGGACAGAGTCAACGAGTCGCGGTGGCACGGGCGTTGGTGCACCGTCCGGCGGTTGTGTTCGCCGACGAGCCCACCGGATCTCTCGACAGCTCCAACGCCTCGGCCGTGCTGGAGGAGTTCCTTGACCTCGCACGGTCCCAGGGGACGGCTGTGGTGCTGGTGACGCACGACGCCGAGGTCGCCTCCCGCGCGGACAACCGCTTCACGATGTGCGACGGCGTGCTCTCGGCCGAGGTGCGGGAGGTGTCGTGA
- a CDS encoding ROK family protein: MSGRAVKVGSHAGAGDLLELVRSGRATTRGALQQATGLSRATVGQRLDRLFRAGWLREGAGGPVDSPLGGRPSITLEFDDEHAVVLAADLDTRHARAAVLSLTGEIQAEHTGTLLIEEGPDAVLDELGRWFAELLEKAGRPADAVCGIGLAVPGPVDIDTGRVVQPPIMPGWDGYDIRGRLARAFADHASGPAGTPVLVDNDANLMAYGEQRAGYADCSAFALVKVSTGIGAGVVVGGSIYRGIDGGAGDIGHIRVPQGAEALCKCGSYGCLAAVASGGAVARRLAEAGVPAASGSDVRDLLVAGHPGATALAREAGRVVGDVLATVVTLLNPGVLMIAGDLAGTPFLTGVRELLYQRALPRSTAHLDVVVSRLGDRAGLTGAGALVVEHLYAPERAEQRLLALGV; encoded by the coding sequence ATGAGCGGAAGGGCCGTGAAGGTGGGCAGTCACGCCGGTGCAGGAGATCTGCTGGAGCTGGTCCGCAGCGGCCGGGCCACCACCCGCGGCGCGCTCCAGCAGGCCACGGGCCTCTCCCGGGCGACCGTGGGCCAGCGCCTGGACCGGCTCTTCCGCGCGGGCTGGCTCCGCGAGGGCGCCGGCGGCCCCGTCGATTCGCCGCTGGGCGGCCGCCCCTCCATCACCCTGGAGTTCGACGACGAGCACGCGGTCGTCCTCGCCGCCGACCTCGACACCCGCCACGCCCGCGCCGCCGTCCTCTCCCTCACCGGCGAGATCCAGGCCGAGCACACCGGCACCCTGCTCATCGAGGAGGGCCCCGACGCCGTACTGGACGAACTCGGACGCTGGTTCGCCGAGTTGCTGGAGAAGGCGGGCCGTCCGGCCGACGCGGTCTGCGGCATCGGCCTCGCGGTCCCAGGCCCGGTCGACATCGACACCGGCCGTGTCGTCCAGCCGCCGATCATGCCCGGCTGGGACGGCTACGACATAAGGGGCCGCCTGGCCCGTGCCTTCGCCGACCACGCGTCCGGACCCGCCGGAACACCGGTCCTCGTCGACAACGACGCCAACCTCATGGCGTACGGCGAACAGCGCGCGGGCTACGCAGACTGTTCGGCGTTCGCGCTGGTCAAGGTCTCCACGGGCATCGGCGCCGGGGTCGTGGTCGGCGGCTCGATATACCGGGGTATCGACGGCGGCGCCGGCGACATCGGCCACATCCGGGTGCCACAGGGCGCCGAGGCGCTGTGCAAGTGCGGCTCGTACGGCTGTCTGGCGGCGGTCGCGAGCGGTGGCGCCGTGGCCCGGAGGCTGGCGGAGGCGGGGGTTCCGGCGGCCTCCGGTTCAGATGTGCGGGATCTGCTGGTCGCGGGCCACCCGGGGGCGACGGCGCTCGCGCGGGAGGCGGGCCGGGTCGTCGGGGACGTTCTGGCGACGGTCGTGACCCTGCTGAACCCCGGTGTCCTGATGATCGCCGGCGATTTGGCCGGAACCCCGTTCCTCACGGGCGTCCGCGAGCTGCTCTACCAGCGCGCTCTGCCCCGCTCCACGGCCCATCTGGACGTGGTCGTCTCCCGGCTGGGGGACCGTGCCGGCCTGACCGGGGCGGGCGCGCTGGTCGTCGAGCACCTGTACGCACCGGAGCGGGCCGAGCAGCGGTTGCTGGCGTTGGGGGTCTGA
- the ppdK gene encoding pyruvate, phosphate dikinase, whose protein sequence is MSENKDPHVGHVAQSVEGVKFVYDFTEGNKDLKDLLGGKGANLAEMTNLGLPVPPGFTITTEACKVYLDSGDEPAALRDEVTAHLVALEEKMGKKLGQADDPLLVSVRSGAKFSMPGMMDTVLNIGLSDKSVQGLAKQAGDDRFAWDSYRRLIQMFGKTVLGVDGDLFEEALEAAKAAKKVVVDTELEAADLKKLVTKFKKIVKTEAGRDFPQDPREQMDLAIHAVFDSWNTDRAKLYRRQERIPGDLGTAVNVCSMVFGNLGPDSGTGVAFTRDPASGHQGVYGDYLQNAQGEDVVAGIRNTVPLAELESIDKKSYDQLMQIMETLENHYKDLCDIEFTIERGQLWMLQTRVGKRTAGAAFRIATQLVDQGLIDEAEALQRVTGAQLAQLMFPRFDDEAKVAQVGRGIAASPGAAVGKAVFDSYTAVKWSRSGEKVILVRRETNPDDLDGMIAAEGILTSRGGKTSHAAVVARGMGKTCVCGAEELEVDTKRRRMTVPGGHVVEEGDLISIDGSSGKVYLGEVPVVPSPVVEYFEGRMHAGAQDADELVEAVHRIMAFADRKRRLRVRANADNAEDALRARRFGAQGIGLCRTEHMFLGDRRELVERLILADTEAEREDSLKALLPLQKQDFVELFSAMDGLPVTVRLLDPPLHEFLPDITELSVRVALAESRQEPHENELRLLQAVHRLHEQNPMLGLRGVRLGLVIPGLFTMQVRAIAEAAAERKNAKGDPRAEIMIPLVGTVQELEIVREEADEVIAEVEAATGTSLKLSIGTMIELPRAALTAGQIAEAAEFFSFGTNDLTQTVWGFSRDDVEASFFTAYLEKGIFGVSPFETIDKDGVGSLVKLAAEAGRATRPDLKLGVCGEHGGDPESVHFFHEVGLDYVSCSPFRIPVARLEAGRAASQSTGSDHR, encoded by the coding sequence GTGTCGGAAAACAAAGATCCCCACGTAGGCCACGTAGCTCAGAGCGTTGAGGGCGTGAAGTTTGTTTATGACTTCACCGAAGGCAACAAGGACCTCAAGGACCTCCTCGGCGGCAAGGGCGCGAACCTCGCCGAGATGACCAACCTCGGTCTCCCCGTGCCCCCCGGTTTCACCATCACCACCGAGGCCTGCAAGGTCTACCTCGACAGCGGCGACGAGCCCGCGGCACTCCGTGACGAGGTCACCGCCCACCTCGTGGCCCTCGAGGAGAAGATGGGCAAGAAGCTCGGCCAGGCCGACGACCCGCTCCTCGTCTCGGTCCGCTCGGGCGCCAAGTTCTCGATGCCCGGGATGATGGACACGGTCCTCAACATCGGGCTGTCGGACAAGTCGGTCCAGGGCCTGGCCAAGCAGGCCGGCGACGACCGCTTCGCCTGGGACTCCTACCGCCGGCTCATCCAGATGTTCGGCAAGACCGTCCTCGGCGTCGACGGCGACCTCTTCGAGGAGGCGCTGGAGGCGGCCAAGGCGGCCAAGAAGGTCGTGGTCGACACCGAGCTGGAGGCGGCCGACCTCAAGAAGCTCGTCACCAAGTTCAAGAAGATCGTCAAGACCGAGGCGGGCCGGGACTTCCCGCAGGACCCGCGCGAGCAGATGGACCTCGCCATCCACGCGGTGTTCGACTCCTGGAACACCGACCGCGCCAAGCTCTACCGCCGCCAGGAGCGCATCCCCGGCGACCTCGGCACGGCCGTCAACGTCTGCTCGATGGTCTTCGGCAACCTCGGCCCCGACTCCGGCACCGGCGTCGCCTTCACCCGCGACCCCGCCTCCGGCCACCAGGGCGTCTACGGCGACTACCTGCAGAACGCCCAGGGCGAGGACGTGGTCGCGGGCATCCGCAACACCGTCCCCCTGGCGGAGCTGGAGTCGATCGACAAGAAGTCGTACGACCAGCTGATGCAGATCATGGAGACCCTGGAGAACCACTACAAGGATCTCTGCGACATCGAGTTCACCATCGAGCGCGGCCAGCTGTGGATGCTGCAGACCCGCGTCGGCAAGCGCACCGCGGGCGCGGCCTTCCGCATCGCCACGCAGCTGGTGGACCAGGGCCTGATCGACGAGGCGGAGGCCCTCCAGCGGGTCACGGGCGCCCAGCTCGCCCAGCTGATGTTCCCCCGCTTCGACGACGAGGCGAAGGTCGCCCAGGTCGGCCGGGGCATCGCCGCCTCCCCGGGCGCGGCGGTCGGCAAGGCGGTCTTCGACTCGTACACGGCCGTGAAGTGGTCGCGTTCGGGCGAGAAGGTCATCCTGGTCCGCCGGGAGACCAACCCCGACGACCTCGACGGCATGATCGCGGCCGAGGGCATCCTCACCTCGCGCGGCGGCAAGACCTCCCACGCGGCCGTGGTCGCGCGCGGCATGGGCAAGACGTGCGTCTGCGGCGCCGAGGAGCTGGAGGTCGACACCAAGCGTCGCCGGATGACGGTGCCGGGCGGCCATGTGGTGGAGGAGGGCGACCTCATCTCCATCGACGGTTCGAGCGGCAAGGTGTACCTCGGTGAGGTGCCCGTCGTCCCCTCCCCGGTCGTGGAGTACTTCGAGGGCCGGATGCACGCGGGTGCCCAGGACGCCGACGAACTGGTCGAGGCGGTCCACCGCATCATGGCCTTCGCCGACCGCAAGCGCCGCCTCCGCGTCCGGGCCAACGCCGACAACGCCGAGGACGCGCTGCGCGCTCGCCGCTTCGGCGCCCAGGGCATCGGCCTGTGCCGCACGGAGCACATGTTCCTCGGCGACCGCCGTGAACTGGTCGAACGCCTGATCCTGGCCGACACGGAGGCGGAGCGCGAGGATTCCCTCAAGGCCCTGCTGCCGCTGCAGAAGCAGGACTTCGTGGAGCTGTTCTCCGCGATGGACGGCCTCCCGGTGACGGTCCGTCTCCTCGACCCGCCGCTGCACGAGTTCCTCCCCGACATCACGGAACTGTCGGTCCGGGTGGCCCTGGCGGAGTCCCGCCAGGAGCCCCACGAGAACGAGCTGCGACTGTTGCAGGCGGTCCACCGCCTGCACGAGCAGAACCCGATGCTGGGTCTGCGCGGTGTGCGTCTGGGTCTGGTCATCCCCGGCCTGTTCACCATGCAGGTCCGCGCGATCGCCGAGGCGGCGGCCGAGCGGAAGAACGCCAAGGGTGACCCGCGCGCCGAGATCATGATCCCGCTCGTCGGCACCGTCCAGGAGCTGGAGATCGTCCGCGAGGAGGCCGACGAGGTCATCGCCGAGGTCGAGGCCGCGACCGGTACCTCGCTCAAGCTGTCGATCGGCACGATGATCGAACTGCCGCGGGCCGCGCTGACCGCCGGACAGATCGCCGAGGCGGCGGAGTTCTTCTCCTTCGGCACGAACGACCTGACCCAGACGGTGTGGGGCTTCAGCCGCGACGACGTCGAGGCGTCGTTCTTCACGGCCTACCTGGAGAAGGGCATCTTCGGAGTCAGCCCGTTCGAGACGATCGACAAGGACGGCGTCGGCTCCCTGGTGAAGCTGGCGGCGGAGGCGGGCCGGGCGACCCGCCCCGACCTCAAGCTCGGCGTCTGCGGCGAGCACGGCGGCGACCCGGAGTCCGTCCACTTCTTCCACGAGGTCGGCCTCGACTACGTCTCCTGCTCCCCGTTCCGCATCCCCGTGGCCCGCCTGGAGGCGGGGCGCGCGGCGTCGCAGTCCACGGGGAGCGACCACCGGTAA
- a CDS encoding amylo-alpha-1,6-glucosidase, translated as MTDRHHLLVRGGTFAAVSDGGDISGVRGGSSPDGLFVRDARHLSRWQLTVDGAVPETLTPVADGDVARCVLVPRGGRREPPAYTLFREQAVSDSAFVETLRVTSNRPVASTVRIALTVDADFTDQFELRSDFRTYAKSGVIRKREVLDDGVEFSYRRGEWRSCTTVTAEPAPDSVEETGTGARRLVWALDVAPHGSAELTCRVMARTHGDRRALRVPRSPAAVHEQLRAVEDEFVEGVAFPTGWPELAAACARGLADLAALQVPATGPDGETLRVPAAGAPWFLTLLGRDALLTSLFTLPYRPEPAAATLLALAAAQATEVGVDSVAQPGKIVHEMRHGELAHFGQVPYGRYYGSVDATPLFLVLLGTYVERTGDVTLARRLERHARAAIGWMLDHGGLTSRGYLVYRADQGGLANQNWKDSPGAICSADGSRPVAGPVMAAGAQGYAYDALRRTAVLARTVWEDEVYAALLEQAAGDLRDRFQRDFWMSGHDFPALALDAEGGQIDALASDAGHLLWSGLLDKEYGKVVGRRLLEPDFFSGWGVRTLAAGQPAYHPLSYHRGSVWPHDNALITLGLARYGLHDEARVVASGMVDAASAAGHRLPEVLAGYGRDTHPAPVPYPHACVRESRSAAAPLALLTAVGGA; from the coding sequence ATGACGGACCGGCATCACCTGCTCGTGCGCGGCGGGACGTTCGCCGCCGTGAGCGACGGCGGCGACATCAGCGGGGTGCGGGGCGGCAGTTCACCGGACGGGCTGTTCGTCCGGGACGCCCGGCATCTGAGCCGGTGGCAGCTGACCGTCGACGGCGCGGTTCCCGAGACGCTGACACCGGTCGCGGACGGCGACGTCGCGCGCTGTGTGCTCGTGCCCCGGGGCGGCCGCCGGGAGCCGCCCGCGTACACGCTCTTCCGTGAACAGGCCGTCTCCGACAGCGCGTTCGTGGAGACGCTGCGCGTCACCAGCAACCGGCCGGTGGCGTCGACGGTCCGGATCGCCCTCACCGTCGACGCCGATTTCACCGACCAGTTCGAGCTGCGCTCCGACTTCCGTACGTACGCCAAGAGCGGCGTCATCAGGAAGCGTGAAGTCCTCGACGACGGGGTGGAGTTCAGCTATCGGCGCGGCGAGTGGCGGTCGTGTACGACGGTGACGGCCGAGCCCGCCCCGGACAGTGTGGAGGAGACCGGGACGGGGGCGCGGCGGCTCGTCTGGGCCCTCGATGTGGCGCCGCACGGCTCGGCGGAGCTGACCTGCCGGGTGATGGCGCGGACACACGGCGACCGCCGGGCCCTGCGGGTGCCGCGTTCCCCGGCCGCCGTGCACGAACAACTGCGCGCCGTGGAGGACGAGTTCGTGGAGGGCGTGGCCTTCCCCACCGGCTGGCCGGAGCTGGCCGCCGCGTGTGCCCGCGGCCTCGCCGATCTCGCCGCGCTCCAGGTCCCGGCGACCGGCCCGGACGGCGAGACGCTCCGGGTGCCCGCCGCCGGGGCGCCCTGGTTCCTCACCCTCCTCGGCCGGGACGCCCTGTTGACGTCCCTCTTCACGCTCCCCTACCGGCCGGAGCCGGCCGCCGCCACGCTGCTCGCGCTCGCCGCGGCCCAGGCGACCGAGGTCGGCGTCGACTCGGTGGCCCAGCCCGGCAAGATCGTGCACGAGATGCGCCACGGTGAGCTGGCGCACTTCGGGCAGGTCCCGTACGGCCGCTACTACGGCTCGGTGGACGCGACCCCGCTCTTCCTCGTCCTGCTCGGCACCTATGTCGAGCGGACCGGGGACGTGACCCTGGCCCGCCGTCTCGAACGTCACGCGCGGGCGGCGATCGGCTGGATGCTCGACCACGGCGGCCTCACCTCGCGCGGCTATCTCGTCTACCGCGCCGACCAGGGCGGCCTCGCCAACCAGAACTGGAAGGACTCGCCCGGCGCGATCTGCTCCGCGGACGGCAGCAGGCCCGTCGCCGGGCCGGTGATGGCGGCGGGGGCGCAGGGCTACGCGTACGACGCGCTGCGCCGCACCGCCGTACTGGCCCGCACGGTGTGGGAGGACGAGGTGTACGCGGCGCTCCTGGAGCAGGCCGCGGGTGACCTCCGCGACCGGTTCCAGAGGGACTTCTGGATGTCCGGACACGACTTCCCCGCGCTGGCGCTGGACGCGGAGGGCGGGCAGATCGACGCCCTGGCCTCGGACGCGGGGCATCTGCTGTGGTCGGGGCTGCTGGACAAGGAGTACGGGAAGGTGGTCGGGCGGCGGCTGCTGGAGCCGGACTTCTTCTCCGGGTGGGGGGTGCGGACGCTGGCCGCCGGGCAGCCGGCGTACCACCCGCTGTCGTACCACCGGGGGTCGGTGTGGCCGCACGACAACGCGCTGATCACGTTGGGGCTGGCGCGGTACGGCCTGCACGACGAGGCGCGGGTGGTGGCCTCCGGGATGGTGGACGCGGCGTCGGCCGCCGGGCACCGGCTGCCGGAGGTGCTGGCCGGGTACGGGAGGGACACGCATCCGGCGCCGGTGCCCTATCCGCACGCGTGTGTGCGGGAGTCGCGGTCGGCGGCTGCGCCGTTGGCGTTGCTGACGGCGGTGGGGGGTGCGTAG